The segment AGACTGTAGGTAAGGGTGGCTCTATTATGGTCAATGGTAAGGCACAGCTAGACGAGGTTTACTCCGACACTAAGATTGTGATCACAGACAATCACGAGAGTGGATACGCTCTGAATACTCTTAAGAAGGTTTCCAAGGGTGACACTATTGATATCTTTAAGGATCGCTACTTCTATGCTACGGATGCAGATGTAGAGGTGGTTGCTACCTTTACAGATGATGTCTGCAAGGTGATCCTGAAGAAGCTTGGCAAGGGTACCCTCAAGCTCAAGGGTGATGGTCTCGATACGAGAGGTCTACCTCGTGGTATGGAGATCGAGCTCGTTGCCGAGACTAGCGAAACTTCCGACTGGGAGCTTTCTGACCTTAAACTGACCAACCTTAAGACGGGTAAGAAAACCAACATTCTTAGCTCAAAGAGCTTTAAACTGACAGACGATATGGAGGTCTTCGCCGAGTTCCAAAATGAAAACGGTGAGGAGCCTGGAGATACTGTCACATGGGATGGCGAGCAGTGGCTCGGTGTCATCATGCCAACCGTACCAAGCTCTGAGGAGGCTCAGCTCTATCCTAACCCCGCTACAGACTTCGTCACCGTCGCTGGTGCACAGCCTGCTACGACGGTTAACGTCTACACGCTCTCAGGCGAGCTCGTTCGTAGCTATGCTACCAGTCGTGAGGGTTATGCAGAGCTATCAGTAGCTGATCTACCCGAGGGTACTTACATTGTCCTCATCGGCAATGATCCTCGCAAGCTGATCATACGTCGTTGATGACAAGGACGACTCTATAATATAAGGTACAGTGTGGATGCACAGTAGTTATGTTGCTCCACACTGTATCTTATGTTTGGGTCGTGACTAGACTCTATAGTTATATCTAATCAAACAAAGCACAGTTTACACCGCTTTATGAATCATTCATTTATATCCAAACTACTAGCTGTGGGTGTCGTAGCCCTCTCTTGGGTTGGAGGGCTTGTAGCACAGCAGTCCTTTGGAGGCGTACCAGCTGGCTTCACAGCCTCCACGACAGAGCTTCGCTCGGCTGGAGCTACGCCTGTCATTCGTGTCCTCCCCGAGTTCAACGTCCAGGACTTCAAGACAGCACACCAGTGGAACAAGGGACAGGTACAGTTCAAGCGCCTTACCATCGGTCGTGTCTTAGAGACCTCTATCGACTTCTCTCGTCAGGCTCAGGCTACCGAGCTAGAGTATGGCAAGGTTATCTACCGCCTGCGTATCTCCTCTCCAGGAGCTCAGGCTATGACGCTCCTCTATGATGACTTCTTCATTCCTAATGATGGAGGTCGTCTCTACATCTATACCCCTGATCGCTCTGTACTCTTAGGAGCTTACACCTATGAGACCCATCCCAAGCATGGTGGCTTCGCTAATGAGCCTCTGAATGGTGATGAAGTAATTATGGAGTATGAGCCAGGACGTACAGGAGCAATGCCCACGCTACTAGTCTCTGGTGTTGGCTACATTTACGATGCTAGAGTAGACAACGGGACCAACAAGCTCCGTATGCTTTATCCAGGTGAGGATGAGAGTGGTGATCCGATCCCTCAGATCGGTATCAACTGCCCTGAGGGTGCTGAGTGGCAAACTGAAAAGGCTGGTGTCTGCCAGCTCATCATGTATGATGAGGAGGGCATCGGACTCTGCTCGGGTAACTTGATGAACAATACCAATCTAGACTTCAGACCCTTTATTCTCTCCGCTGCACACTGTATCTCTCTGACCACCAAGCAAGAGGTAGCGCAGAAGTATCTAGACAAGTGGACATTCGTCTTCCACTATGAGAAGCCCACTTGTAGCAATGGCTCTGTAGCGCTCAATCGAGGCAAGTCTGTCGTAGGTTGTGATGTACGTACGTTCCTTCCCTTCCTGGGTATGAGTGATGGTCTACTCCTCGAGGCACATACACAGGTACCTGAGAACTATCGTGTCTACTACAACGGTTGGGATCGCTGGTCTGTACTGCCCAAGACTCCTGCTGTAGGCATACATCACCCTATGGGAGATGCTAAGAAGATCTCTATCGCAGATGGTCCTATCAGAATAGGTCAGTGGGACACAGGCGATGGAGAGGCCGGAGCTGAGAAGGCTCACTTCGAGTTCCAATATACACATGGTGCTACTGAGGGTGGATCCTCTGGCTCTTCACTCTTTAGTGCCGAGCACCTAGTCGTCGGTACGCTGACTGGTGGTCGTACAGGGGGTGATGACTTCTACGGACGTCTCAAGTTCCACTGGGATCACTTTAAGAAGAATGATTCGATCGACTGTATGGACATCTACCTCGATCCTAAGGAAGGGGGTTCAGCTCGTAAGCTAGAGGGTACGTGGCGCAATGGCCTGAAGCCTCTGCAGCCTGTGTCCGACTTCAAGGTACAGGTGACCAATACGGAGGCTCACCTCTCTTGGACAGCTATTGACAAAAACACGATCCCTGCTGAGTGGAAGGTCTTCTATCGCATCTATCGCAATGGAGCCTTTATCACAGAGGTTACAGAGAATAAGTACACCGAGTCACGTGAGGTCGCTCTCGGAGACAAGGCTCGTGAGGGTTCTGTCGTCTATGGCGTACAGGTGCGCTACGACTACGGAGGTAAGACGCTACCCGATGATGGTTATAATGGGGGTGCCGCATATACTTCCGGCGAATCTGATCTCATCGAGCAGGGCGCTTTCTGGGGCAATGCCGTACACACGATGCCTGCTACCGCCAAGGCTAGTAGCAATGGTGTCCTCGTCTCTTGGCATGATCCGGCTAACCTACAGGAGGTCTCTCTCTTTGGTTACCCCAACAAGATGGAGTTCATTACTTACAAGCATCCTAAAGCTGAGCTAAAAGGTCGTTACACTACGCCAAACCGCTACAACCTGACGGTTCGTATCGCCAGTGATCGCTTTGTCGGTGAGGCTACTCCTACGCTCTATGCCGTACGTCTGGTACCTGACTCACTGATCAATGTCCCTGATGCTAAGGATGCTCAGCGCTACACGATCATCCTGCGCAATGGTACTGAGCGTAATGACAAGGTGGGTGGTATCGCTGGTATTACGTATGAGCAGATGTTCAACGTACCACAAGACTGGAAGCCCGGTGAGTGGGTTACGGTAGTCCTAGACAAGCCCTTCAGGATCAATCCTATGAATGATCTCTTCATCGGCTATGGTATCACCAACAATGACAACGCTGCAGGTGTCGTCTGTGTCAAGAACACCAACGACGCTTTACGTCCTTACGTGGACGCCTTCCTGCTTTCTGGTCAAAGGTCCGTGCCATACCCTGAGTCCAAGTACAAGGGCTCCACAGTGCCTGAGGAGTATCACGCTATGCGCTTCGTCTTCGCTCCCTCTGAGAATGTAGAGAAGCACAACGACTTCACTTGCTTTGCCAAGGGTAAGGTACCCGTACCATTCCCCAAGGTCAAGAGCTATAAGCTCCTCAAGAATGGTAAGGTCATCGCTGAGGGTCTCACTGCCAATGAGTATCAAGATGCTACGGGCAATACGACCGACAGCTACACCGTAGAGGTTGTCTACGAAGATGGTGGTGCTTATGCTCCTGTAGGAGTCAGCGAGGTAGAGCGTAGTCTCGAGCCTGTCGCTTATCCTACGCAGCTTGATGCTACGGCACAGCTATACGTAGAGAACAGTGCTGAGGTGCTGACGCTCCGTGTCCTAACCGTCGATGGTACTAACGTGATGCAGATTGACCAGCCAGGCCGCGTCGTAGATCTCTCTACACTACCTGCTGGTCAGTATGTTGTCGTGATGCAGACGGCAGCTGGTACTTTCACACAGTACATCACCAAGTAAAGTCACTCTACGAGACCATGACGCCATAAGACCTTTGGTCTCATCAGGGATCTAGCGCGACCCAGAGCAGACTAAGCGCGCACGACCCCATTATCTATAGATAGAAGCGTGGTAAGGACAGAGATCCTTATCACGCTTCTGCGTGTATGACGGGCATGTCATACATCTGTGGTGAAAGTCCACACGGGGCGTAGTTGCCAACGAACCCCATAGCGACTTGCAAGTTTCAAGGGGTGACCCTTGGGAGAGAAGAAGCAATAGCGAATTCGTGGCCTGACGAACAGAAACCTAATACCAAGGCGTATCAAGCGGACAAGCTGGCACGCGACAGTGAAGCTCCAAAAGGCAACCGTAACCTTGATGCGTAAATTAGGCAGGTAAACGATGAAAGATGTATGGCTTATCCCGTGAGGCCTCGGCAGTCCTCAAGGATAGTAACAACGAATGTCGAGGAGTCAGCAGAGGTCGAAGTAGCCGTTCTCGCGCAGAACAAGGCGAAGGACCGAATAATTCGTAACGTTAATCAAGAATGTATGTTCCGATGTTTTTGCTGACGAGTGGCAACGGTCAAAACGTCAATGCGATCGACCACATAGAGCTAAGCACGCGAGCATCGGAAGCGGAAATTAAGAAAGACGGAAGATGAAACTAATCGAACAGATACTCGCCAAGAATAATGTACGCGAGGCACTCAATCGTGTTGTGAGCAACAAGGGCGCCTCGGGTATAGACGGTATGAAAGTCGAGGAGCTCCGCGACTATATGAACGCCAATTGGACGAGCATCAAGCAGTCGATCCTAGAGCGTAGGTACAAGCCAGCCCCCGTACGGAGGGTTGAGATACCTAAGCCCAACGGAGGCGTACGCAAGCTCGGTATCCCGACCGTTGTCGACCGAACCCTTCAACAATCGATTGTCCAAGTCCTGACTCCCATCTTCGAGGCAGAGTTTCAAGAGAACAGCTACGGCTTCCGCCCCGGCAGGAGCTGTGAGCAAGCCGTTCAGAAGCTTTTGGAATACCTCAACGAGGGAGCGGAGTGGATAGTTGACATAGACTTGGAGAAGTTCTTCGACAATGTTCCACAAGACAAACTGATGAGTTATGTGGGTCGTGTGATCCATGACCCAGACACCGAAAGTCTGATACGCAAGTATCTGAAGTCGGGCGTAATGGAGAATGGTCTTTACGAAGCCACAGAACTCGGCACGCCCCAAGGTGGCAATTTGTCCCCCTTGTTGAGCAATGTGATGCTCAACGAGCTAGATAAGGAAATGGTCAGACGGGGGCTGCGCTATGTTCGATACGCAGACGACTGCGTCATAGCAGTAAGAAGCGAAGCAAGTGCCAAACGAGTGATGCACTCTGTCACCCAATGGATAGAGCGTGTCCTCGGGCTTAAGGTCAATGCCACCAAAACGCACGTCTGCCGACCGAGCAAACTTAAGTACCTCGGTTTTGGATTTTACAAATCCCCTCAGACCAAGCAGTGGACGGCAAGACCTCACGAGGACTCCGTAGCGAAGTTTGTCAGGAAGCTGAAGAAACTATGCAAACGCTCGTGGAGCATCTCCATGACTGCCCGTATCACAATGCTGAACAGAGTGATACGTGGATGGATAAACTACTTTGCCATTGGAGCTATGAAAGGCAAGATGGTAGGGATAGACGAACATCTGCGCACGATGCTACGTAAGGTGATATGGAAGCAATGGAAAACACCTCGAAAGCGAGCCTGGGGGCTACGCAAGCTTGGTATCTGCAACGACTTAGCCAAGCTCACCTCGTGCAGCGGAGACCGCTACGAATGGGTGGTGAGACGTACATGCGTGGTACGAGCAATATCGAAAGATGTGCTAGCCCGCAGAGGCCTCGTAAGCTGTTTGGACTACTATGCGATTAGACACTCTTTGAAAACGAATTAAACCGCCGTATGCCGAACGGCACGTACGGTGGTGTGAGAGGAAAGGAAACGAAAGTAGGTCAGAAAACTTTCGTTTCCCGACCTACTCGATTATAGAGTCCATCTACGTCCTCAACTCCGCACATCTCTCGGGTAGCCTGCTGTAGGGACGCACGGCTCGTGCGTCCGTTCCCGTTAAAACTTCGATGCTGTAACTTTTGATGCAACGGACGCACGAACCGTGCGTGTAACGATGATACGTGTAACCCTTTGTAGGGACGCACGGCTCGTGCGTCCGTCCCCGTCAAAACCACAACGCTGTAACCTTTGATACAACGGACGCACGAACCGTGCGTCCCTACAGCGGGTTACACGTCTTGCGGTACTACAACGGAGACCTCCGATCGGAGGCCGACTCGTTACAATAATTTAGATCCGACTACGTATCGATACGGCGCTATGTCGAGAAAAAGTGATTTCCACGTGGATATTTCGAAATATCCAGGTGGAGAATTTTTATTTTCCACGTAGGGGAGAAAAAATTCTTCGGAGGAATCAAATGAAACTTCGGAGGAAATGAATGACGCCCACGTGGAAAATAAAAAATATCCACGTGGAGATTTGAGATTTCCCACGTGGATATTCGAGAAAGGAGGGAATCGGACGAATTTCCTCGTAAAGATATGTAATTAGGGATTAGAGGTTAGAGATTAGAGGTTAGAGGGGCTAGTGGCACTAGTGCTCCTAGTAGGTCTAGTGCTCCTAGAGTCTAGTGTCTAACCTCTAATCTCTAACCTCTAATCTCTAACCTCTAACCTCAAAACTTCGCAAATCGGCAATAGGTCTCGCCTTGATGCACATCCCGTGTTGTCCCTACGGCGGCTTACTCGTCTCATCGGGCTAGCCGAGACGGTCAGCTTCACGCTGTGATTTCGTATCTTTGTGGCGTCTATCAATTTATATAAGAGCGATGCCTAAGAGACTTATCTCCACACTTTGTCAGTCAGCACTGCTATTGCTGACGCTGTTCCTCTTTAGCCAGTGCGGTGCACGTAAGGCTACACCACGGCGACCGCATGTCGAGCTACCCGAGTGCAGCATCAGTGATGACGCCTACTCGGTGCCTCAGCTGCCTGGAGCTGAGATGCGCGCTGTGTGGCTCACCTCGATCTTTGGACTAGACTGGCCGAAGGTCTCTGCAGATACTTACTCAGGTATGGTACGGCAGCAGGAGTCGCTCGACAAGATGCTAGATGCCTTTGTGCAGGCGGGGATCAATACGGTCTTCCTACAGGTACGTCTGCGTGGTGACTTGCTCTATCCGAGCAGTGTCGAGCCGCTCTCTCCTACGGTTAGCAAGACGGGTGCGCTGCCCAATGGCTATGATCCCCTCCAGTATGCTATCGATGCGTGTCATCATCGTGGTCTGAGTGTACATGCCTGGATGGTGGTCTATCCACTAGGCACGAATGATCATGTGCGCTCGCTAGCTAAGCAGGGTAAAGGCTTCTACGCAGCACATCCTGAGCTGTGTCTCCGACAGGGCAACGCTTGGTTTATGGATCCCGCGCAGCCCGCTGTACGTACGCACATGGCTCAGCTGGTACGAGACTTAGTCACGCGCTACGATGTGGATGGCGTGCACCTAGACTATATCCGTTACCCCGATGGTCCGAAGAAGTTTGACGATCTCAAGAGCTACCAGCGCATGAACCCCAAGCGACTCCCTCGTATGGAGTGGCGTGAGGCGAATGTGACAGCTATGATCGATACGCTCCACCGTACGCTGCAAGAGGTAGCACCCGAGGTGGCGCTCTCGACAGCTTGCATCGGTAAGTATCAGCAGTTGCCGAAGCCTGCCCCTGGGGGCTACTTCTGCAAGAATGATGTGTCGCAAGATCCGCTCGTCTGGTTTCAGCGGGGCATCGTGGACTTCATCGTGCCGATGATTTATTACAAGGATGCGCACTTCAACTACTATATAGCAGACTGGGCTAAGCGCATCGCGCCCTACGGACCCATCGTAGCTGGACTAGGTGTCTATCGCCTCTATGACAATTCGCGGTGGAAGCTACAAGACATCTACAATCAGCTCGACACATTGTCGCATTATGGACTCTCAGGGGTGAGCTACTACCGAGCTGAGCAGTTCTTGCAGATGTATGATCAGCTACCGGCAGAGCGTCAGGATCAGCTCCTCTTGCCGACACGTCGTCCCGCCTTCGGAGCGGAGCCCCGTATCCCCTTTGGTATGGCAAAGGTTGAGGAGATCGTGGATCAAGGTGAGCGGCTGACTATCTCGTGGAGCTATGACCTCCAGGAGCCGACGGGGCACACCTTCAATCTCTATTACCGTCTCTACGGATCGCATCTCGACTGTCCACTGGTACTACTCGGGCAAAACCTTGCAGGACGCTCGGCGACTATCTCGCGAGACTTCCTACCAGAGGATGTCTTGGTCGAGTTCTTTGTAGAGCCGGCGGCTTTCAGTGGACATACAGGCAAGCTCTCTGCGGGAGCGCTTTACTACAACTCCCGTGAGCTAAAGAAATAGTGTATGTGGGGGCTCTACCTGCATATCCCGTTTTGTCCCACACGGTGCATCTACTGTGACTTTTACTCGCAGAGCGACTTGTCGCTACAGAGTGCCTTTGTGGAGGCTCTCTGTCGTGAGTTAACGATCTACTGTGACCGAGGGCTGTGGGCTACAGCTCCTCGTACCATCTATCTCGGCGGAGGTACGCCTAGTAGCCTCCCGCTCCCGCTCCTAGAGCGACTCATGCAGCATATACACTCGCTTTGGAGACTAGATAAGTCGATCGAGATCACTATTGAGGCAAACCCCGAGGATGTGTCGCCAGAGTGGGCTAGGGGCGTAGCGCAGCTAGGCTTCAACCGCATCAGCCTAGGGGTGCAAAGCTTGAGCGATGAGACGCTACGCTTCTTACAGCGTCGCCACTCAGCTGCACAAGCCGAGCTGGCGATCAGCTATATACGCGAAGCAGGCATTAGCAATGTGAGCATCGATCTGATATTTGCGCTACCTAAGGGTTATGAGCAGCACTGGTTCGAGAGCTTGGCACATGCGTTAGTACTGCCCGTGACACACCTTTCTGCCTATGGTTTGACCTACGAAAGTGGCACACGCCTGGATCGTATGCGGGAGAGCGGAGCGGTGACCCCCTCGAGCGAAGAGACCTACGTGAAGCAGTACTATGCTCTAGTCGCAGCCTGTCGGAAGGCAGGCTTTACGCATTACGAATTGTCTAACTGGGCGCTCCCTGGCTTTGCTTCTCAGCACAATAGCGCTTATTGGGACGGTACGCCCTACCTAGGTTTAGGACCTAGCGCACATAGTTACATGGCGAGGCATCGCTGGTGGAATCTCTCCGACATACACCTATATATAGAGCGACTGCAGCAAGACACACTCCCGATCGCTGATGAGGAGTGGCTCTCACTGACTGAGCTATCCGAAGAGTGCATCATGCTGGGGCTACGTACTAGTCGTGGTATAGACCTCCGTAGGCCCGTGCTGCAGGGAGTCCCGCTTATGGATCGTGCCACGCCGTGGCTCGATCAGGGACTACTCACCTACACCGCCGATGATCACTTGCGTCTCACCCACGAAGGCCTGATCTGGTGTGACCGCATCTGTACGGCACTCTGCTAGCACGCTACCGCTGCGGTCATAGGTGTGTCGTGTGTCTAGAGTGGGGAGTGGGGAAGCTATGCGATAGGCTCATTTTACCTAGGTTAAGGTATTGACAGACTCAGAGATAGCGTCTACCTTTGCAAACAGAAATACCAACATAACGTTTCAAAGCAAATGAAGAATACCGGACTATACTTCGGCTCCTCTACGGGCCATGTCGAGGGCATCGCAGATAAGGTTGCCCAGTTACTAGGGATTGATGCAGCTAATGTACACAACGTAGCAGATGCTACCCCAGAGTCTGCCCTGGCGTACGATCTCCTCATCTTCGGCTCCTCTACTTGGGGCTATGGCGACCTACAAGACGATTGGGAGGGATTCCTCCCCAAGCTTGTTAAGCAAGATCTCTCGGGCAAGCAGTTTGCTGTCTTCGGCTGTGGTGACTCAAGCAGCTATCCAGACACCTTCTGCGATGCTATGGCCGAAATCGCTGAGCAGGTTACTGCTGCTGGAGCGACGCTCGTAGGGCAGATCCCTGCAGAAGGTTATAGCTACGAGGCTACGCGCTGTGAGGTGGACGGTCAGCTCATCGGCTGTTGTCTAGACGAAGACAACGAGAGTGACGAGACGGACGATCGTCTCGATACGTGGGTACAAGCTATCCAAAAGGCATAACGCATATCTGCGAGGCTTCCTTCATAATTCTTTTTTTCTGTTAGTTAAGTGTGTATGTCGACCGAGTGGGTGATGCTGAGTGATAAGGTTTACGAGTTTCAGAAAGGGATACGACCTCTATTTCTCTGTACCGTAAGCAGAGAGGTAGCACCTCTTCTGATGAGACGCTTGGAGCGTGCTGGCATAGCTTACCATCTAGAGGAGATCTCTAGTGTGTCACCGCGTGTCAATCTCTTCTTTGGCAAGAAGCTATGTATCGCCATTATCTCTGAGATGGTGAGAGGACGATCCTTGACAATGCTTTCACCAGAGGAAGACTTTATCCTCGGTACCCTGCTCGGCTACGACACTTGTCAGCAATGTGAGCGCTATCAGCGACGTAAGCAAAGCATGAGACAGGTAGCCGCTAGCTAACACGACTTGGCGTCACATAGTTAGATCGTTGGGTGATGGCGTAGTAGTTTGATCTACTCGTCATCACCCGATTGTTTTGTAGGATGGAAGGTTAGGAAGATTGTTTGTAGTATCCATATTTTTCGTACCTTTGCATCACGTTCTAGCCCAAATGGGGATCAGTGCACACGCTATGATCTCAAAATAAGGGCGAGCCGCTAGCTCAGCTGGTAGAGCACAACACTTTTAATGTTGGGGCCATGGGTTCGAATCCCATGCGGCTCACAGACGACCTCGGATACTTTATAGTGATACAACACTTCAGATGGTCTCTCGGTAGCTTACTGGGAGGCTTTTTTGTATCTATGGCTAGCGGTAATACATCCGTCGTCAGCCTCCGTGGGAGTAGTAGCTCATCGTGTGGGGGAAAAATCCCAATCTTCACGTGGCAATAACAGCAAAAGTAGTCGTTTCAGTCCTTTGGGTGCGATATTGTTCTGCTGCTTTGCGCTATATTTCTTATCTTTGCTCTCAGTACTATCAGCTACCTTATGAAGTCTCTAGTCAAACTTGTCCTCACTATACTTCTAGCTACAATAGCCTGTCCGCTGGACATGCTAGCACAGCAAAAAACGTATACGATCGTGATCGATGCTGGTCACGGCGGACATGATGCGGGAGCTTGTGCCTTCGGACGTAAGGAGAAGGATATCAATCTGGCGGTAGCGCTCTTGACTCGCAAATATATTGAGGAGGCACATCCTGAGATCAAGGTCTATATGACCCGATCTACCGATGTCTTCGTCGGGTTGCAGCAACGTGCTAACTTTGCTAATAGGAAGAAGGCTGACCTCTTCATCAGTATCCATACCAACTCGGCTTCGAGCTCCAAAGCCTCTGGCACAGAGACCTATGTGCTGGGTTTGCGCCGTGCTAATGATAATCTAGAGGTCTCTAAGCGTGAGAATCGGGTGATCCTCCTAGAGAAGGACTATAAGGAGACTTACGAGGGCTTTGATCCAAACAGCACGGAGAGCTACATCATCTTTGAGTTTATGCAAAACGTGCACCTTGCGACGAGTATCGATGTGGCCAGCGAAGTGCAGAAGTCCTTTGTCAAGCTGGGCCGAGGCAACCGTAGTGTGCGACAAGGTCCCTTCCTCGTGATACGAGAGACGGCTATGCCGAGTATCCTCGTGGAGCTAGGCTTCATCACAAACAAAGCTGAGTCCGACTACCTCGCTAGTCAGAGTGGTCGTAAGGAGCTGGCGAGAGGTATCGCAGACGGATTCTCTAGATACTATGAGAAGTTTGTACGAGCTACCAGCACCCAGCGACGGAAGCAGCAAGAGACCACCGAGTCAGCATCTGATGAAGAGTCTACAGCGCAGCAGAGTAGTACTACGACCTCAGAGAGTGGGGAGTATTACCGCATACAGATCGCCTCTTCTCGCCAACCGCTCAAGACGAGTGATCCTTACTTTCGCAATGTAAGCGATGTACAGCGTGAGCAGTGTGGCAAGCTTTACCTTTATACGGCTGAGCAGTGCAGCTCTCTCAGTGAGGCGCGTCAGGCTCAGCGACGACTAGCTAAGCGCTATCCAGACTGCTACATCGTACGCTACCGCAAGGGCGTAAGAGATAAAGAAATTTACTAAGAGACACAGCTGCATCATGCCACAGAAAAGACTCATACGACAGACTGTTAAAATAGGATTCTTCACCCTCTTAGCGATTGTAATCCTATATCTAGGGATCACTTACCTCAAGGGGCTCTCCCTATCGGCTCGCTCTAAGACCTACTATGTCGCTATGAATGATGTGACGGGGATCAATGTGGCTACACGGGTCTTCGTCAATGGCTACAAGGTGGGCTCTGTACGGGAGATGAAGTATGACTACCGCAACAATGGCGAGACGATCCTCACGCTCACGCTAGACCCTGACATCAAGCTACCACAAGGTACACAGGTGCAGGTCGCCCAGACGCTCTTCAGTGGTGCACTGGTCAACCTAGTTCTTCCTGAGGTAGAGACGGGTGCCTATATCAATGCAAGAGACACCATACCTATGTCTACTCGCCGATCTGCCAAGAGCTTGGAGCAGCTACAAAACGAGTTCGTGCCGCGACTCTCTACTACGCTCAGCCGTATGGATAGCGTCTTGCTACAGGCCAACGCGATCCTCTCGAACCCCAACATAGAGCCGACGCTCTCTGATGTACGTCAGTCGGCACAGCATATCAACGCTTCGTCAGCTCAGCTACAGCAATCGCTGCGCTCACTTCCCTCAATTATGGGGCGTATAGACGACACCTCGGTAGATGTGGCAAACTTTGCCTCTAGGCTTGACTCGCTGCAGTTACAAGAGACGATAGCCAATCTAGAGAGTACCTCTCGTGAACTCAAGAGCTTCACCCAGAGGCTCAACCAGTCCAATGGAACCGTCGGCAGGCTCCTCAATGAGGATGGACTCTACAACCGCATCGACAGCG is part of the Porphyromonas asaccharolytica DSM 20707 genome and harbors:
- a CDS encoding N-acetylmuramoyl-L-alanine amidase family protein; its protein translation is MKSLVKLVLTILLATIACPLDMLAQQKTYTIVIDAGHGGHDAGACAFGRKEKDINLAVALLTRKYIEEAHPEIKVYMTRSTDVFVGLQQRANFANRKKADLFISIHTNSASSSKASGTETYVLGLRRANDNLEVSKRENRVILLEKDYKETYEGFDPNSTESYIIFEFMQNVHLATSIDVASEVQKSFVKLGRGNRSVRQGPFLVIRETAMPSILVELGFITNKAESDYLASQSGRKELARGIADGFSRYYEKFVRATSTQRRKQQETTESASDEESTAQQSSTTTSESGEYYRIQIASSRQPLKTSDPYFRNVSDVQREQCGKLYLYTAEQCSSLSEARQAQRRLAKRYPDCYIVRYRKGVRDKEIY
- a CDS encoding MlaD family protein; amino-acid sequence: MPQKRLIRQTVKIGFFTLLAIVILYLGITYLKGLSLSARSKTYYVAMNDVTGINVATRVFVNGYKVGSVREMKYDYRNNGETILTLTLDPDIKLPQGTQVQVAQTLFSGALVNLVLPEVETGAYINARDTIPMSTRRSAKSLEQLQNEFVPRLSTTLSRMDSVLLQANAILSNPNIEPTLSDVRQSAQHINASSAQLQQSLRSLPSIMGRIDDTSVDVANFASRLDSLQLQETIANLESTSRELKSFTQRLNQSNGTVGRLLNEDGLYNRIDSVTSSLDALIQDIKANPKKYVKLSLF